A genomic region of Melanotaenia boesemani isolate fMelBoe1 chromosome 13, fMelBoe1.pri, whole genome shotgun sequence contains the following coding sequences:
- the tnfrsf9a gene encoding tumor necrosis factor receptor superfamily member 9a, translated as MAVILWPMVLALLIQGSLCSLEKTTVGCKKWQPNGDNVCCEECHAGNRLVKECGPLPANLCKPCEAGSFTVNAKDYRCSRCTLCVGVQVQLESCTATSNTKCGCKEGYVCGNDHCSFCTEKCDKGQEPTSDRSCRPCPNGTYNDKGHQKCKPWSNKCPSPDQVIVAKGNATSDILCVSHLPVTHSKKPNDADQALPFVIPLIIGTVLMASFFIIIIIMALRFNKKEKKPENPDSKTPIIRPPTDDPRTLIAVECSFNEAQQEQGSSTESLISKGPAGQLIV; from the exons ATGGCTGTGATCCTTTGGCCGATGGTTCTCGCTCTGCTAATACAGGGCAGTTTGTGCAGCCTTGAAAAGACAACGGTCGGCTGCAAGAAGTGGCAACCAAACGGAGACAATGTTTGCTGTGAGGAATGTCATGCTG GGAATCGCCTGGTCAAGGAATGTGGTCCACTTCCAGCGAACCTCTGTAAACCATGTGAAGCTGGGAGCTTTACAGTGAATGCAAAGGATTATAGATGCAGCAGGTGTACACTATGTGTTG GTGTTCAAGTCCAACTGGAAAGCTGCACAGCCACAAGTAACACGAAGTGTGGCTGTAAAGAAGGCTATGTCTGTGGAAATGACCACTGCTCCTTCTGTACAGAGAAATGTGACAAAGGCCAAGAGCCCACAAGTGATC GTTCTTGCAGACCATGCCCTAATGGAACTTACAATGACAAAGGTCACCAGAAGTGTAAACCCTGGAGTAACAA GTGTCCCAGTCCAGATCAGGTGATTGTGGCCAAAGGAAATGCAACATCTGACATTCTATGTGTGTCACACCTTCCTGTGACCCATTCAAAGAAACCGA ATGATGCAGATCAAGCATTGCCATTCGTTATACCTCTGATCATCGGCACGGTTCTGATGGCCTCTTtcttcattatcatcatcattatggCTTTGAGATtcaacaagaaagaaaagaagccaGAAAATCCAGACTCGAAAACACCCATAATTAGACCACCTACAG ATGATCCCAGGACATTAATAGCGGTTGAGTGCAGTTTTAACGAAGCTCAGCAAGAACAGGGCAGCAGCACAGAGTCGCTGATCTCCAAGGGGCCGGCAGGGCAGCTCATCGTGTGA
- the ccdc187 gene encoding coiled-coil domain-containing protein 187 isoform X1, with the protein MAELEIDQSNLPRVQEVCQSFAVLEDGALAHNLQEQEIEQYYTTNIQKNQLVQNDIRVAKRLQDEEEEQRAQQSALLKQTTKQIEEQDFEYACMIQEELQRHAEEAHRREQSDEEIAKRLQEEEEQGVRRRSRGHEGHSEGSSSDPELSPHQHTLSRLHQEEQSSPITTRWQYSTSQNGRDLTGPQTSSPRRVAAQINTTSWSNQGHADSIRQARDQFRETLSEDSEDSDTVFTKQLSMWSQRLFQRHNTTPHREPTSSRQPHQRKYKSLCSRSSFTNEFKGCEQEVEGCDEDFYEDNDQQKRISRNLYQESNHRDENEGWHRRRDQDTDCVRADARERRCSRSESVRIHNRSTHRSRDLSRTWSYKDNPDKHVRFQDDKSGNHRQQSESSKVWEMLGHILRERGVPVRVGGSGAPLQILPQSRDSQVLQGSEVSCSDSQPHQRAFQRAATTRHSFHGDIRERRRMSHRENSGRDHREDRDRHHDNGEVYEIPSRNFSMANRDRQGSRRWKEHKFTHNEETGRRNSNDNRVRRTTSERSHWHRITEERLSSEQEQEQEVERRVEHPRRRALQRSQSLSSRSSSRASTRHRSRHIAAGALLEPSGTSLDLGELHQVLQDEELARILQEEEETLLRRNSQPSPPSSYPEGDFRVAQVAQDEEIAHFMQKQEIKSKRRSRELEGPASWREHRAMISHHDRQAARERKVQRERLDSEGLPSPTEDCSPENQPPSPIHVIPNAQQIRNIAEELDPTFQARRHSTERQAGPACGSLPMPQSGLHDFLEEPTFIPPTKRQTEKSRWNKPKEKKENCKQQ; encoded by the exons ATGGCAGAGCTGGAGATTGACCAGTCCAACCTTCCACGTGTCCAAGAAG TGTGCCAGAGTTTTGCTGTGCTGGAAGATGGAGCGTTGGCACACAACCTGCAGGAGCAGGAGA TTGAGCAATACTATACCACCAATATCCAGAAGAACCAGCTTGTGCAGAATGACATCCGTGTGGCCAAGAGGCTccaggatgaggaggaggagcagagggCACAGCAGAGTGCCCTCCTTAAGCAGACTACCAAACAAAT AGAGGAGCAGGACTTTGAGTATGCTTGCATGATTCAGGAAGAGCTCCAACGCCATGCCGAGGAGGCACACCGGAGAGAGCAGAGTGATGag GAAATAGCTAAACGActgcaggaagaggaggagcagggggTCAGAAGAAGGAGCAGAGGACATGAAGGTCATAGTGAAG GCAGCAGCAGTGACCCTGAGCTATCCCCACACCAGCACACACTCAGCCGCCTTCACCAAGAGGAGCAGTCCTCACCTATCACCACCAGATGGCAGTATTCTACCTCTCAGAATGGCCGGGATTTAACTGGGCCTCAGACAAGCTCCCCCAGGAGGGTCGCAGCTCAGATAAACACAACTTCGTGGTCAAATCAAGGACATGCAGATTCCATTAGGCAAGCAAGGGATCAGTTTAGAGAGACTCTAAGTGAAGATTCAGAGGACTCAGACACAGTTTTTACTAAACAGCTCTCAATGTGGTCTCAGAGATTGTTCCAAAGACACAACACAACACCCCATCGGGAGCCAACGTCTTCACGTCAGCCTCACCAGAGAAAATACAAAAGTCTGTGTTCTCGCAGCAGTTTCACCAATGAGTTCAAAGGCTGTGAGCAGGAGGTAGAGGGCTGTGATGAGGACTTTTATGAAGATAATGATCAACAAAAGAGAATATCTAGAAATCTGTATCAGGAAAGCAACCACCGAGATGAGAATGAAGGTTGGCACAGGAGAAGGGATCAGGATACAGATTGTGTGAGAGCTGATGCTAGAGAAAGGCGATGTAGCCGCAGTGAATCAGTCAGGATACACAACAGGAGCACACACAGGAGCAGAGATTTGTCAAGGACCTGGAGCTATAAGGACAACCCTGACAAACATGTCCGTTTTCAGGATGACAAGAGCGGTAATCACAGGCAGCAGAGTGAAAGCAGCAAAGTGTGGGAAATGCTTGGCCATATACTCAGAGAAAGGGGTGTGCCTGTGAGGGTCGGTGGCAGTGGGGCGCCACTGCAAATATTGCCTCAAAGCAGAGACAGCCAGGTGCTTCAAGGGAGTGAGGTCTCCTGCAGCGACTCCCAGCCACATCAGAGAGCCTTCCAGAGAGCTGCCACCACCAGGCacagtttccatggagatatcagggagaggaggagaatgTCACACAGAGAGAACAGTGGGAGAGATCACAGAGAGGATCGAGACAGACACCATGATAATGGAGAGGTTTATGAGATTCCTAGTAGAAACTTTTCCATGGCTAACAGAGACAGACAAGGCAGCAGAAGGTGGAAAGAGCACAAATTCACTCACAATGAAGAGACTGGAAGAAGGAATTCAAATGATAACAGAGTCAGGAGGACGACAAGTGAACGAAGTCATTGGCACAGGATCACAGAAGAAAGGTTGAGCTCAgagcaggagcaggagcaggaggTTGAGAGGAGAGTAGAGCATCCCAGACGGAGAGCGCTACAACGTAGCCAAAGCCTCAGCagccgcagcagcagcagggctTCAACCAGGCATAGGTCACGGCACATAGCAGCAG GAGCGTTACTGGAGCCAAGCGGGACAAGTCTGGACCTGGGGGAGCTGCATCAAGTCCTACAAGATGAAGAACTGGCACGTATTttgcaggaggaagaggaaacgTTGTTGAGGAGA AACTCCCAGCCATCTCCACCAAGTTCTTATCCAGAAGGGGATTTCAGAGTCGCACAGGTTGCTCAGGATGAG GAAATTGCACATTTTATGCAGAAGCAGGAAATCAAGTCAAAGCGTAGATCTCGTGAGCTAGAAGGCCCGGCATCATGGCGTGAGCACAGAGCAATGATCAGTCACCATGACAGGCAAGCTGCAAGAGAGAGGAAG GTCCAGCGAGAGAGACTCGATTCAGAGGGCCTTCCTTCTCCAACTGAGGACTGCTCCCCAGAAAACCAGCCACCAAGCCCCATTCATGTCATACc AAATGCTCAGCAGATAAGAAACATTGCAGAGGAGTTAGACCCAACCTTCCAAGCCAGAAGGCACAGCACGGAGAGACAAGCAG GTCCAGCCTGTGGGTCACTTCCCATGCCACAATCCGGCTTACACGACTTCCTTGAAGAACCGACTTTCATTCCGCCGACAAAGCGACAAACTGAAAAGTCAAGATGGAATAAACCCAAAGAGAAGAAGGAGAACTGCAAGCAGCAATAA
- the ccdc187 gene encoding coiled-coil domain-containing protein 187 isoform X2, producing the protein MAELEIDQSNLPRVQEVCQSFAVLEDGALAHNLQEQEIEQYYTTNIQKNQLVQNDIRVAKRLQDEEEEQRAQQSALLKQTTKQIEEQDFEYACMIQEELQRHAEEAHRREQSDEEIAKRLQEEEEQGVRRRSRGHEGHSEGALLEPSGTSLDLGELHQVLQDEELARILQEEEETLLRRNSQPSPPSSYPEGDFRVAQVAQDEEIAHFMQKQEIKSKRRSRELEGPASWREHRAMISHHDRQAARERKVQRERLDSEGLPSPTEDCSPENQPPSPIHVIPNAQQIRNIAEELDPTFQARRHSTERQAGPACGSLPMPQSGLHDFLEEPTFIPPTKRQTEKSRWNKPKEKKENCKQQ; encoded by the exons ATGGCAGAGCTGGAGATTGACCAGTCCAACCTTCCACGTGTCCAAGAAG TGTGCCAGAGTTTTGCTGTGCTGGAAGATGGAGCGTTGGCACACAACCTGCAGGAGCAGGAGA TTGAGCAATACTATACCACCAATATCCAGAAGAACCAGCTTGTGCAGAATGACATCCGTGTGGCCAAGAGGCTccaggatgaggaggaggagcagagggCACAGCAGAGTGCCCTCCTTAAGCAGACTACCAAACAAAT AGAGGAGCAGGACTTTGAGTATGCTTGCATGATTCAGGAAGAGCTCCAACGCCATGCCGAGGAGGCACACCGGAGAGAGCAGAGTGATGag GAAATAGCTAAACGActgcaggaagaggaggagcagggggTCAGAAGAAGGAGCAGAGGACATGAAGGTCATAGTGAAG GAGCGTTACTGGAGCCAAGCGGGACAAGTCTGGACCTGGGGGAGCTGCATCAAGTCCTACAAGATGAAGAACTGGCACGTATTttgcaggaggaagaggaaacgTTGTTGAGGAGA AACTCCCAGCCATCTCCACCAAGTTCTTATCCAGAAGGGGATTTCAGAGTCGCACAGGTTGCTCAGGATGAG GAAATTGCACATTTTATGCAGAAGCAGGAAATCAAGTCAAAGCGTAGATCTCGTGAGCTAGAAGGCCCGGCATCATGGCGTGAGCACAGAGCAATGATCAGTCACCATGACAGGCAAGCTGCAAGAGAGAGGAAG GTCCAGCGAGAGAGACTCGATTCAGAGGGCCTTCCTTCTCCAACTGAGGACTGCTCCCCAGAAAACCAGCCACCAAGCCCCATTCATGTCATACc AAATGCTCAGCAGATAAGAAACATTGCAGAGGAGTTAGACCCAACCTTCCAAGCCAGAAGGCACAGCACGGAGAGACAAGCAG GTCCAGCCTGTGGGTCACTTCCCATGCCACAATCCGGCTTACACGACTTCCTTGAAGAACCGACTTTCATTCCGCCGACAAAGCGACAAACTGAAAAGTCAAGATGGAATAAACCCAAAGAGAAGAAGGAGAACTGCAAGCAGCAATAA